One Triticum dicoccoides isolate Atlit2015 ecotype Zavitan chromosome 5B, WEW_v2.0, whole genome shotgun sequence genomic window carries:
- the LOC119309538 gene encoding putative pumilio homolog 8, chloroplastic produces the protein MALELRLAPAAAEEERRLSEEDELLFQDIAREVGRLSLREPEVEAQGRRQGDAAAADGLLPLPAVPEHPRQQGGLYRPPLSVTRVLSLVVQEAGPVPPPFSPPPTGVPGGRRVVDEWHFPGDHLGRGRAPAHQNFRAAGSVPPRAAWPGDAYARARAFPGRAASTQLVEDIVLFLAKNEQAVLNMLFWGAPEDADAVAAVIVQHAVPLIESSHGTRLLVVVLSRCNHMLQEAIVARITRDHKKFYKICAARSGEVVSMINSCISERSLELLRDAIVPWVTPLMMARLVTDSSRLMVVHALVQCVPHPYFAEFIFDAVATNCLALAIHPHGVSLLQSCLEHVGWTEKDNVLSKVSSCSTDLAQNRFGNYIVQYVLKQRNPSYLAIIASRFRSNYVTLSRQRYSSNVVETCLEVFIDRDRSNIVHELIRYHPFRDLVSDEFANYVISRALTTCKVPLRDRLATAILSLQNVNRRHPHCLKMFNTLSELGYRY, from the exons ATGGCTTTGGAGCTGCGgctggcgccggcggcggcggaggaggagaggcGCCTGTCCGAGGAGGACGAGCTGCTGTTCCAGGACATCGCGAGGGAGGTGGGGCGGCTGAGCCTCCGCGAGCCCGAGGTTGAGGCCCAGGGGCGGCGCCAGGGCGACGCGGCCGCGGCGGACGGCCTCCTCCCTCTTCCGGCGGTTCCTGAGCACCCTAGGCAGCAGGGGGGCCTGTACCGGCCTCCCTTATCCGTGACGAGGGTTCTGTCGCTCGTGGTGCAGGAGGCCGGCCCGGTGCCGCCGCCGttctcgccgccgccgacgggggTACCCGGCGGCCGTAGGGTGGTCGACGAATGGCACTTCCCGGGCGATCATCTCGGCCGCGGTCGCGCCCCTGCCCACCAGAACTTCCGCGCCGCGGGATCCGTGCCGCCGCGCGCCGCCTGGCCTGGCGACGCGTACGCCCGCGCAAGGGCGTTTCCTGGGCGCGCCGCCAGCACGCAGCTGGTCGAGGACATCGTCCTGTTTCTCGCCAAGAACGAGCAAGCGGTGCTCAACATGCTGTTCTGGGGAGCCCCCGAGGACGCGGACGCCGTGGCGGCGGTGATAGTCCAGCACGCCGTCCCTCTCATCGAGAGCAGCCACGGGACGCGCCTGCTCGTTGTCGTCCTCAGCCGCTGCAACCATATGCTCCAGGAAGCGATCGTCGCTAGAATCACGCGAGACCACAAGAAGTTTTACAAGATTTGTGCTGCGAG GTCAGGTGAGGTGGTGAGCATGATCAATTCCTGCATATCCGAGAGATCACTGGAGCTTCTGAGAGATGCAATCGTGCCATGGGTGACTCCGTTGATGATGGCTCGCCTTGTAACGGATTCGAGTAGACTCATGGTGGTGCATGCCTTGGTGCAGTGTGTTCCTCATCCATACTTTGCTGAG TTTATTTTTGATGCTGTTGCTACGAACTGCTTAGCACTTGCTATTCATCCGCATGGAGTGTCCCTCCTGCAAAGTTGTCTGGAGCATGTCGGATGGACAGAAAAGGATAATGTTTTGTCAAAAGTCTCTAGTTGCAGCACCGATCTTGCTCAAAATCGTTTTGG AAACTACATTGTTCAGTATGTCCTGAAACAAAGAAACCCATCGTACTTGGCAATTATCGCATCCCGCTTCAGGTCTAATTATGTGACACTCTCAAGACAAAGATATAGCAGCAATGTGGTTGAAACGTGCCTAGAAGTTTTTATTGACAGAGATCGATCTAACATTGTTCATGAATTGATTCGGTATCATCCCTTCAGAGATTTAGTGTCAGATGAGTTTGCTAATTATGTCATTTCTAGAGCCCTTACAACCTGCAAG GTTCCTCTTCGGGATCGATTGGCCACTGCTATCCTTTCCCTTCAAAATGTCAATCGCCGTCACCCTCATTGTCTGAAGATGTTCAACACACTTTCTGAGCTTGGCTACAGATATTGA